Within the Armatimonadota bacterium genome, the region GGCGGGCAGCACGTTTGTAGTCCTTGGCTACGGCTGGTGCGGCCGCGGTCTGGCCTCCCGCGCGGCAGGACTTGGCGCGAAGGTCATCGTGACCGAAATCAATCCGGTCCGCGCGCTGGAAGCGGCGATGGACGGCTTCCGTGTGATGAACATGGCCGAAGCCGCCCCGCTGGGCGATTTCTTCTGCAGCGTCACTGGTGACATCCACGTGCTGCGTGGCGAGCATTTCGCCGCGATGAAGGACGGCGCCATCATCAGCAACAGCGGCCACTTCAACGTTGAGATCGACATCCCCGCCCTGGAGGGCCTGTCAAAAGCCATCCGCGAGGTCCGAAACTTCGTGCAGGAATACACGATGGCCGACGGCCGACGCCTCTATCTTCTGGGTGAAGGCCGCCTCATCAACCTGGCCGCCGCAGAAGGCCACCCGGCCAGCGTGATGGACATGAGCTTCGCCAACCAGAGCCTCTGCGCCGAGTGGATGGCGAAAAACGCGAAGAACCTGAAAAAAGGCGTCTACCCCGTGCCGGTGGAGATCGACCAGGAAATCGCCCGACTCAAATTGAAGGCGATGGGCATGAACCTGGAGATCCTCACCGAAGAGCAGGAAAAGTACCTGGCATCGTGGGACATGGGAACGTAGTATTCCACGGTAGTTCGGGCGTCGCTGCCCGACACCTATGAGCGTCGGGCACAGAGGCCCAACCTTCGGAAATATCAGGAAACGGGGGAGCGACCGGAAGCGGTCGTTTCCCCGTTTCTGTTTGCGTGTAACAAATCGCTCCTTGGCGAGGGCTTGATTTCATAGAGCGTCTTTGGCACAACCTCGCCTTGTGACAGCACGCCGCCTACGATAGCTGCACGAAGGAAAGGTACGTTACGTTGAACACTCTGTTTTGCGCCACGCTGGCGCTGGGCCTGGCGATGGCTGCGTGTGCCGCGCAAGCTGCCCCCTCTGACGCGTCCATCAGATGGCAAGATGCATCCGATCTCACCGTTGAAGGGCGGGGTTGGACCGATAATGCCAGCTTCTACAACCGCTTTCCGGCCCGCGCAAAGGCTGTCGTCAGGCCTGAGCTATGGGGCCTTTCCACGAACAGCGCGGGTATTGCGATCCGCTTCGTAACAGACGCGAGAGAGATCCACGCGCGCTGGAAGCTGATCAACGCGGACCTCTCAATGAACCATATGGCCGCCACCGGCGTGAGCGGCCTTGATCTGTATGTCCGCCTCAAAGGCAAATGGGCATGGCTGGCCGTCGGACGGCCTGCCGGTCAGGAGAACGAGGCCACCCTCATCTCGGGCCTCCCAGACGGCAAGAGGGAATACGCGCTGTACCTGCCGTTGTACAACGGGGTCACCAGCGTCGAACTCGGTGTTCCGGACGGCGCCGTGCTGGATACCGCTCCTCCGCGAACGAGAGATGTAAAGCCTGTGGTGTTCTATGGCACTTCCATCACGCAGGGCGGGTGCGCCACCCGGCCGGGCATGGCCTACCCAGCCCTGATCGGACGCGCCCTCGACATCCCAACGGTCAACCTGGGGTTCTCCGGCAACGGTCGCGGTGAGCACGAGGTTTCCGACCTTCTTGCTGAACTGGACCCCTCCGTCTATGTGATCGACGCCATGCCGAACATGTCTCCGGAGACCGTGGATGAACGCATCCGTTACATGCTCAAAACTATCCACACCAAACACCCGAACACGCCCCTGATCATCGTGGAGCACGCCATCTTCCCCAGCGCTTTCAACATGGAGAAGGGCCGGGCGGCCAGCGACGCGTGGAACAAGATTCTGGCGAAGATCTACAAGGACAACGCTGCCGAGTGGGGCGGCCTGTTGCACTACGTGAAATGCGATAAGTTGATGGGTTCGGACGGCGAAGCTACTGTTGACGGGGTCCATCCCACCGACGTTGGATTCATGCGTATGGCGGAGGTACTGACACCGGCCGTGAAGAAAGCGATGGGTAAGGGCTGAGGGCTGGGAGCTGAGGGCTGAGGGCTGAGGGCTGAGGGCTGAGGGCTGAGGGCTCAGAGAGGTTAGCACGTCATCCTGAGCGCAGCGAAGGATCTCAAGCTACCGTTGAGATCCTTCGCAGCGCTCAGGATGACGTTCCTGGCGGCCTGGATGCCGGATTTTGGATGCTTCTCGCAGCCCTCTAGGGTAGGTACTCGGGATGAAGGGCATAAAGTGCGACGCGGTAGGCGTCCAGGATATCGACGACGCTCGCGGAGGGCGCCGTGGTGACGAGGTTGTAGATCTGCGCCTCACGCGCGGTGGCGGGCTGGAGGCCCGCCGCGATACGCAGGCTGGCGATGGCATTCGGGAGGCTGAAGCCGACCCATGCTGTGACCACGCGTGACGTGGCACGGGTGGAGATCGAGTTCGCCGGAAGAAACGTCGTCACCATTCGCGACGCAGCCAGGGTGTTTGGCCGGACGTCGGACTGATAAACAACGATCAGGCGCGAGACCGCTGCAGTGTCGGTCCTCGGCCCCAGGTAGACGGTGACGAGCCGTGAGGCGGCGAGCGTCTCGGTTGCAGCAGGCGCACGGTCTGCGAAGCAGAGGCAGATCACGAAAGCCGGCAACAGGCACACGGGCTTCATGGCTCGATCCTCACCTGGAGCGATGTGCTGCCCGAAGTCAGGTTGACGCTGGCAGTCCACGTGGCCAAGGTGCTGGTGCCGCTCACGAACGCGCAGGGCACGGTTACAGCGTCACCAATGAGGGGAGCGACGCGGAGGTTTACCTGCGCGGTGGTGGCGACGTTCTTCGTCTCAACCACTACGGGAAAGGACGCCGGGAGGATGTCCGGCAGAACGTCCGCAGCCTGGTTGAGCTCGCCCAGGGGCTGGGCCGGTACGGCGTTGCTGCCCACGGACACGATGCGCACGGACGGCGCCGAAGTATCGGGCCAAATCAGCGCCGGGTTGGACGGCAGCGCCGCGGAAGGCAGCGGATTGACGGTCAGCGTGCTGGCGCGGGTATTCGCCTCGATGCGAATGCGGCCGGGCGCTCCAGCGTATACCGTACCGCCCAGCGTATTGATCGTTCCGGTGCCGGCCACCGTATCGGCGACGAGACGGATCGCGCCGCCGCTGCCTGAGCCGCTCTGGTTCCCCGCGCCGCCGTAATTGCCGCCGTTTCCTCCGTTAGCGCGGATGGAGCCGTTGATCGTGATGGTTCCCGTGGCCGCGATGAGGATCGCCCCGCCGCCGGCTCCGCCCCCGACACCATTACTCCCGCCACCGCCGGATCCGCCGATCAACGGCACAACCTGCGCGGTGCCATAGGCGACGCCCGGGAATGTGCCGGACAGGCCGGGACCGGCGTACCCCGCCCCGTTCTGCGGACCCTTAGCGCCTCCACCAAGCCCCCACCCCGGCCCCTCGCCACCCGCGTAGATGCCGGTCGTGAGCGCGGGCTTCCCGCCGGCGAAGCCGCCTGGGCCGGGTTCCGGGGCCGGAGAGACGCCACCGCTGGATGCGCCGTCCAGGCTCACGATCCCGTTGATCGTCACATCGCCGTTCACAAGCCAAACGACAGAAGCACGAGACGGGTGGTTCTTGAAAACGATGGACCCGGCCGTCATACTGACGGACGAGTAGTGGAAGACGACCGCCCCCTTGTCGCCATCATACACGCCCTTCCCGGGCGTGGGGCTAGTGGAGTCCCAAGCGCCATTGGGCGCTTGGGAGAGATCAATCGAGATATTGCTGGTGACGTTGAGGATTCCGTCGGAGCCATTGGCCCCGGGAACTGTGATTGCGGCCTCGCTTGCCGAAGCGAGGGCTAACGCCGCCAGGATGGCGGCCGTGCTTATATGCATTCAGAACCTCCATATCTGCCCTGTTGCAACGGCCCGACGCCCGCCGTCCGAAAGTACTGGGGACAACGCTTGGCCGCATTAACGCGATAATTCCCGCTTACTAGTCTCTTCTAATCATCACGTTGTGGGGATAGCTGCTGCCTTACTCCCGCCTGGTCGGCGCGATGGCGATATTGGAAGCGGATCGCGTGTCCGTGTCCATAATGGCCCATCAGGCTCCGGCGTCCCGAATTATGCCGGATGACGATTGAAAGAGAGTTTGCCATGGTGGTATCCGTTCTCCGCATCGTTGCCCTCCTGCCGCTCATCGCCTCATTCGCCGCGGGCGCGAGCGAACCGCTTCCCGGTTTTCGGTGGGGTCCCTTCTTCGACGAACAGGTGCGGGACGAAAGAACCCCGGAAGGCGTGCGCATTTATACGGATGCGCCCGGCCCTATCGATCCCTCGAAACCGACTCTGGTCGTTTTCTATGCCACTCCCAACGGAAACTCCGTTGAACAGACACTTGGCTCGGAAATGGAGCCGGGACTCGACTGGCATTACGATATCCAGCACATCGCGGCCCAGACCCGAAAACTCCGCGAGGTTGATACGCGTGAGAACATCGTCCTCGTTGTAGTGCAGCCTGATGATCGAAGCTGGCCCGTCTGGCGTGAAAAGCACCCGGACAACGGCAGCCTCATCCGCCGGCTCGTGAGCACAACGGTGGCCGGTATTCCCGGAAGCCCAACCCGCATCGCTCTGACGGGACACAGTGGGGGCGGGTCGTTCATTATCGGTTACCTGAACGGCGGCAGTGCAATCCCGGACGAAATCCAGCGGATCGCGTTTCTGGATGCCAACTACTCCTACTCCGATGACGAGAAGCACGGCGACAAGCTGCTGGCATGGCTTCGCGGAGGTGTGACGCGCCACCTGATCGTACTGGCGTACGATGACCGCAATATCACACTGGACGGTAAACCCGTCGTCGGCCCGGCCGGCGGAACTTGGCGGGCATCGCATCGAATGATAGACCGGTTCAACAGGGACGTACCGCTTTCCGAATCCCGGAATGGGGACCTCATCACATTCAAGGGCCTCAACGGACAGATAGTGCTCACGCTCGATCGCAATCCGCGGAACAGTATCCTTCACACCGTTCTGGTGGAAACCAACGGTTTCACGCACGCGATGACACTGGGGACGCCGGAGGAAGGCAAGGCGGGAGCTTATCGCGGAAAGCGGGCATACACGAAATTGATCCAACCGGCGCCAATATTGGCCCCGAGCGGCGTCAAGGTCGTCACCGGCATACCCGCCCGACCGTCGGGCGCCGAAGGCGGCCACGCCTTCATGAGCCGTATCGCCGCGATGGCCGGCGCAGATCGGGAGGCAGCCATCCTGGCCGAACTGAGTCAGGGCAATGTGCCGGATTTCCTGCGGAAGTTCAAGACCCTGCGGGTCCGCTGGGGAGACTCGAACCGGAAACGCCACACAGGCGTCATCAACGTCATGCCGGACTACCTGGCCGTTGGCAGCGATGCCGATTTTGTGCGCGTCCCGATGACGCCCATGACGGCTCAGAAACTGGCCGATCTGTACGGGTGCTCGCTCATCACCCGGCGAGTCTCCGACGTCGTGTTCGCCGAGTCCGAGCTCAGGCTCGATCCCAGGCCGTTGACGGTCGATCGCGAATCCGTTTCGACTTTTGTTCAGCACAACGACATGATCGAAGCGCAGCGCGCGGGCAAAGCGCTGGGGCTGCTCACCGCCGGGATCAAGAAGGACGTGGTTATCACGAACCTCCTGGCGGCCAGGCCGACCCACGTGGCGATTTACGGCTGGCACTACACCAATGGAACCCCTATCCAACCTCTCACGACGGTCCATATCAACACCTACGTGGACTACAGCCATGGCATTCGCCTGATGGCGCGCGCGTGCAAAGTGGACGGCAAGGAGCGGGACGTCCGCGATGTGATGAAAGACCCGCTCCTTTGCTGCATGCTCAGTGACGAAGGCCCGATGACCGTCGTCTCCTACTGAGTGCGGCGGCGCGACGGCCTATAATATGCACGTGCGCCCGATTCTGCGCGCACGATTGAGACTTCCCACTGCGCCGGGCGCGCTAGACAGCCCCCAGGCCGGTCGGGCCATACGCACAGATTGAGGATGAATCCTATGAAACGAAGCCGGTTACCTGGCATCGCCGCCGCTGCGTTAGCGCTCGTCGCGCCGGCGCGCGCGGATCTGTCGTCTTACATCGCAAAGCCGGAAGCGGTTTATACGTGGGGACAACGGTCCAATCGGAACGACGCGTCCGGAAGCGTCCAGGAATTGACGATGACCTCCCAGACGTGGCAGGGCAATGTATGGAAGCACCGCATCCAGGTGTTTCGCCCGACCGGAGCTCCCCACCCCGAGATGTGCCTGCTGTACAATACCGGCGGGAACGGCGGCGTGGGTGAGGAGGCGCTTGGCCGAATGGTGGCGAACGCCACAGGCTGTACGGTCGCGATCCTGTTCAATATCCCCAACCAGCCGCTTTATGGCAAGACGGAAGATGGGCTCATCGTCTACTCGTGGCAGAAATACGTCGAGACCGGGGATGAGAAGTGGCCCCTCCAATTTCCTATGGTAAAGGCCGTGATCAAGGCGATGGACACCGTCCAGGCGGCGGCAAAGAAAGCCGGGGACCCCGAGATCACGAAGTTCGTCGTCACCGGTGCGTCGAAGCGCGGTTGGACATCGTGGCTGACCGCCGCGACAGGCGACAAACGCATCGTCGCCATCGCGCCGATGGTCATCGACATGCTGAATATGCCGGCCCAGATTCCACACCAGCTCGCTATGTATGGCAAGCCGAGCGAGATGATAGACGACTACTCCTCAGGCGGGATGCTTGACGCGCTGAAAACACCCAAAGGCAAACGCATCGTCGAGATGGTTGATCCTTACTCTTATCGCGCGAAGCTCTCCCTCCCGAAGATGATTGTCTTGGGGACAAATGACCCGTACTGGTCGCAGGACGCCCTCAACTTGTACTGGGACGATCTGACGGGCCCGAAATGGGTCCTGTACACGCCCAACAGCGGCCACGCCCTGGAAGATTGGACCCGAGTGCTGAACACCCTGGGAGCATTCGCGCGCTCCATGGCTGCCGGAAAACCCCTCCCAACGCCGAAATGGCAATGGACCGGCGACTCCTCGAAGGCGACGATCTCGATCTCCTGCGACGCCCCGATGAAGTCGGCCCGGCTGTTCCGGGCCCAGTCTGCCTCTACGGATTTCCGGAAATCAACGTGGATGTTCAGCGAGATCCCCGTCGAGGGCGGCAAGACCTCGGCCACCGCCACCAAGCCCGATACCGGCTTTGCCGCAACGTTCGTCGAGATGACCTTCGAGCAGGAAGGCAAACCTTACACGATTTCCACACAGATGCGCATCCTGGGAGCGGCTAAGTGACGAGTTCTGTTCAGCCATCGTCCGTCGAATTATTCGGGTGCCGAGTCGATCGCGTGACGATGCGCGAAGCAATCGCCAGGTGCGGGTTCTTCCTGGCCGAAGGCGGCCCTCACTACGTGGTAACCGCCGACACCTCCGGCATCGTGATCGCCCAGGGCGATGAGGAATACCGGCGAATCATCAACGAAGCCGACCTCGTGACCCCGGACAGCATCGGTGTGGTGTGGGCCTCGCGCAAGTTCGGGCAGCCTGTGCCTGAACGCGTGCCGGGCGTGGACACGATGGAGGCGCTGTGCGGCCTCGCGGCCGCCGAAGGGCTCCGTGTCTATCTGTTTGGCGCCGCCCCCGGCGTGGCGGAAACCGCGGCGGCCAACCTCCGCGCGAAATTCCCCGGCCTGACGGTCGCTGGAACGCGTAACGGATATTTCGCGAGCACCGACGAACCCGGGATCATCGCTGATATCCGCAACGCCGGAGCCGACGTCCTGTTTGTAGCTTTCGGCATCCCGAAGCAGGAGAAGTGGATCAAACAGAACCTGCCGGCCACCGGCGCTCGCCTCGCGATGGGCGTGGGAGGCAGTTTCGATGCCTTTGCGGGCGTGGTCAAGCGCGCGCCGGCAACCATTCGCAAGGTCCATCTCGAATGGCTCTGGCGGACACTCAGCAATCCAAGGAAGATCCGAAAGGCGGCAACACTGCCAAGGTTCGCATGGATGGTCTACAGAGCGAAACGTTGATTTGCACCACGGAGCCACGGAGAACACGGAGGAACTCTGAATGCTGGCGGACGGGGATGTGACGGAGCAAGTCATTGGTGCGGCGATCGAGGTTCACAAGCATCTCGGCCCCGGCTTGCTTGAAAGCACTTACGAGGCGTGTCTTTGCCATGAATTGGCTCTTCGCGGGGTTCAATTCGAACGCCAAATGAGCATACCGTTATCATACAAGGGAGTTCAATTGGCCTGTGGGCATCGAATTGACCTCGTCGTAGAGCGACGAGTTATCGTCGAACTCAAGTCGGTTGACGCTCTGATCCCACTACACGAGGCCCAGCTTCTTACTTACTTAAGGACTACCGGATTGCATACGGGTCTGATCATCAACTTCAATGTCAGATTCCTGCGCGACGGTATCGTCAGGAGAGTTCTCTGAGTTTCTCAGTGCTCTCCGTGCCTCCGTGGTGAGTGCCTCGCTCCCATCGAAAGGAAACATATGACAGACACTATTACGCCCGATGTGGTCACCGTGGGGTCCATGGCGATTGACAGCATCCGCACTCCGGCGGGCGACGCTCCCAACTGCCTTGGCGGCGCCGCCGTGCACGGCTCAATGTCCGCCAGCTTCTTCGCTCGCGTCGGCCTGGTGGGCGTGGTGGGGCACGATTACCCGCCTCACGCCATCGCCATGCTCGAAGAGCGCAGTATCGACCTTTGCGGAGTTCAGCACGCGGACGGGAAAACCTTCTTCTGGCAGGGCTATTACGAGGGGGACATGGGCGACGCATTCACGGAGGTCACCGACCTCAATGTGTTCGCCGATTTCCAGCCGGAACTGCCGGCTTCGCATCGAAAGGCGCCGTTCCTCTTCCTGGCAAACATCCACCCGGCGCTTCAGCTATACGTGCTGGAGCAGATGGAAAGCCCGCTTCTCACGATGGCCGACACGATGAACTTCTGGATCACCGGCGAAAAGGATGCCCTTACCAAAGTCATCCAGAAGGTCAATGTCATGTTTATGAACGACGCGGAGTTGCGCCAGTACACGGGAATCCCGAACGTGGTAAAGGCCGCGCGCGCCGTCCTCGACCTTGGTCCGGACGCCATCATCGTGAAAAAGGGTGGTAACGGCGCGGTGATGTTCTCGAAGGCCGGTGACCCGGAAGGCCCGCTCGGCATGTCGTATTTCAGCGCTCCGGCCTACCCCATTCCCAGCCTCACCGATCCCACCGGCGCGGGCGATTCGTTCGCCGGCGGCTTCATCGGCTACCTGGCCAAGGTCCACGATACCTCCGAGGCCGCGATGCGGCGCGGGATCATCTACGGCAGCGTGATGGCCTCATTCAACGTCGAGGACTTCAGCATGAATCGCGTCCGGCGGCTGACCTGGCCGGAAATCGAGACGCGTTTCGCGCGTTTCGAGAAGATCGTGGCGTTCTAAGTCCGGCTTTCGATTCCCTTCCTGCACCGTCGCCCCGGTCCTGTTGCCGGCAATAGCCCGTAAGTGTACCGGGGTGATATTATCCACATCGAGATAACACAGATGCATTGACCAGTGAATAGCCATATTGGTAAATCTATACAGTACCTCTATGGCGACGCAGATCCTCATCCGCCGGCGACACTCGGTATGACACGTGAAGGAGGTCGCGATGGTATTCCGTCGTTGCAGGAATCCAATCGTTCTGCCCTGTATTCTCCTGGCCGCCCTATCGGCAGCCATGCCCTCTCATTCCCAGGCGGTCTACCGCGCCTCCATCGCCACCGGTGGCGCAGAGGCGGACTGGGATAGCAGACACCCATCCATCAGCGCCGACGGACGCTACATTGCATTCACTTCCGGCGCATTCAACCTGATTCCGGGAGGCACGCCGGACACGACCGACGTTTATGTTCGCGACCGTGTCACTCTGCAGACCACCTGCGTCTCGGTGTCCTCCTCCGGCGCCCGCGGGAACAACAACAGCGATTCACCCTCGATCAGTTCGGACGGGCGCTACGTCGCATTCCGGTCGTACGCTTCCAACCTCGTGCCGAATGACACAAACGGCGTGGAGGACATATTCCTCCACGATACGGTTCTCGGCACCACGGTGCTCGTATCCGCGGCGGCGGGAGGGGCGCCGGCGAACGGATGGAGTGACTCCCCGGCGATCAGCGGAAACGGCAATATCGTTGCCTACTCCTCCAAGACAAGCAACATTGTAGACGGCACCGCCATCACTGTCCGCAACATCCTGGCGTGGAATCGCCTCTCCGGTGTGACCACACGTTTGAGCAAAGCTTTTGACGGCTCGCCGGCAAACGGTGACTCGTTCTTCCCAGCGATCTCTGAGGACGGCAGGTACATCGCGTTCGAGTCTTTCGCCTCCAATATCCTGCTCGGGGACACCAATAACGCGTCGGATGTATTTGTTGCCGATCGGCTGACCGGAGCGACCCAGCGCGTCTCTGTCGCCTCCGGCGGCCTTCAGTCCGCAACGGACAGTGATGAGGCAGCCATCAGCGCAGACGGCCGATGGGTAGCCTTCCGCTCATACTCAACAAACCTGGTCACGACCCTCGACCAGAACGACGCTCCTGATGTCTTCCTTCACGATCGGGCCACCGGCGCGACGTCTCTGGTGTCCGTCGGCATAGACGGCGCGGCAGCGCTCGGCGAAAGTGGATCGGCCTCGTTGAGCTCCGATGGGCGCTACGTGGCGTTCTGGTCGCGGGCGGCAAACGTTGTCTCGGGCGATACGAACGGCTGGGATGATGTGTTCGTTCGCGATACCGTGAAACAGACCACGACACGGATCTCGGCCGGAGACTACTGGAGCCTGTCTCCCACCATAACGCAGAACGGGGTGTACGTATCCTTCGAATCCTACGCGGACAATCTAGTTTCCGCCGACACAAACCAGATGAGCGACGTCTTCGCCGCCGGTCCGCTCGCGGCCGCCTACTCGGTGTCTGAAGCCGGGAAGGCATTGCGCATCTGGGGCGGATTGCTCGTCGCCGACCCGATGGACTTGCCTCGACTCAACGTTGAGGCAGCCAATGCCCACATCGATTTGTCTGATGCCACACGTATCGCACGGAAGGCAATGGGCCTGGAACCGTAAGGAGCAAACCATGAAGATCACACGAATGCCGGTATTGCCTCGAAGGTTGCGCCGGGCGATCCCGTGGCTAGCAGCTATTGCCTTGGGCACGTGGCCACTGATGGAGGACATTCTGCCCGCCCGAGGAGCCCCAACCCAGAACAATGCAGCCACCAGACTCCCATTGGTGGTCCTCGGCTACAACGAACTGGGAATGCACTGCATGAATCAGGACTTCTCCGAGCTTTGCATACTGCCCCCATTCAACACGATGCACGCCCAGGTCATCGACAGGACAGCAGAGCATCCGCAGATCGTGTCCAGCGGCATCACTCTGAATTACTCCATTCCGGGCAACACGCGAAGTTACGACAAGACCAATTTCTGGACATACGCCCAGGCGCTGTTCGGCACTGCATTCCCGAAAGACTACGGCCTGGCTGGTACGACCCTTACCGGGACAATGACCGTGGACGCAACAGGGCAGTGGGGCGCCACAGGCATACCGTTGACCCCTATGACAGACGCCGGTAAGCTGGATCCGTACCAATTAGCAAGGTTGGTCGCTACACAGAACGGCGTCGTCGTTGGTCGGACTCAGCCCGTCATTCCGGTGTCGTGGGAGATCTCGTGCAACATCTGCCACAAGACGCCCGGCATTTCCGCCGCGACGGACATTCTGAGGGCTCACGACCGGCGCCATGGCACCACGCTGGAGAGTGAGAAGCCAGTGCTTTGCGCGAGATGCCACGCCGACCCGGCGCTCGGCGCGGCCGGTACGACTGGAGTGTCGACACTGTCTCACGCGATGCACTCTGCACACGCTTCCCGGATGACGGCGGCGAATCTAAAGGTCGACTGCTACGCCTGCCACCCAGGAATCCGAACACAGTGCCAGCGCGATATCCATCTGGCGAAGGGAATGGACTGCCATAACTGCCACGGCGATATGGTTCAGGTCGGAGACGTCAACCGGACACCATGGGTCAGCGAACCTCATTGTTCAGATTGCCATAACGTAGCTGGCCATGCATACGAAGAGCCTAGACTGCTGTTCAAACAGTCCAGGGGGCACAACGGTGTGCACTGTCCCGCCTGCCACGGAGCTCCGCACGCCATCACTCCCACAACGACCTCGGCAGACAACGTTCAAGCAATGGCGATCCAGGGACATACGGGGACAATTAACACCTGCACCGTCTGCCACAGCACACAGCCGGGAGATCCATTCAACCACACGTTGGGCGACGGCTAGTTCATCGACCAGAATGCGAAGGCCGGCACGTTATCCACCGGCCTTCGCATTCAGCCGTTCAACGACCAACGGGAGCAGTTCCCCTGCCTTCGAACACGACCGCCAGCAGGCGCCACGGTCCATTTGAGTCGGTCCCACATTCAGGACCGCCACACGGCGGGCGTACTGCGGCAGCGTATTGGCCGGCGAAACCTCGAGGCTCGAACCGACGACCAGCATCAGATCGGCGCTGAACGATTCCTGGACTGCCTTCTCGAAATCGTCTGTGAGCATATCCTCAAACAGGACGACGTCCGGCCGGAGCACTCCGCCGCAATCGCAGTGAGGCGGGCAGTCTCCGGCCTCAACTTGCGCCGCGAGAGTCTCAAATGGAAACCTCCGCGAGCACTTCTGGCAGCGCCCGGTCCTCATGTGTCCGTGTACTTCGAGAACGTGCCTGCTTCCCGCCCGATGATGCAGTGAATCGATATTCTGGGTGATCACGCACTGGATGGCTCCCATATTCTCCAGGTCCGCGAGAGCCTTGTGCGCGGCGTTAGGCTCGGCGGCCAGGAACGAGCGCCAAAGCGTAATCTTGAAATCGTAGAAGCGCTTCGGATCCTTGCGCATAGCCGTCACGGAGAGAATCTCGATTGGGTTCACGCGAGTCCATAGCCCGGAACCGGGCGTCCGAAAGTCCGGGATGCCGCTCTCGGTGGAGATGCCGGCGCCCGTCAGGACCACGGTGCGGTTGCTGCCTCGCAGTATATCGGCCAGTTCCAGGGATTCGAGATCGAGTTGGGATTGCATCGTAAAGCCTCCATACCCATGATGTCGCCGCCGTGCCAGAATAGAGATGGAGGATAGCTCATTGGTATCATTTGCCT harbors:
- a CDS encoding SGNH/GDSL hydrolase family protein translates to MNTLFCATLALGLAMAACAAQAAPSDASIRWQDASDLTVEGRGWTDNASFYNRFPARAKAVVRPELWGLSTNSAGIAIRFVTDAREIHARWKLINADLSMNHMAATGVSGLDLYVRLKGKWAWLAVGRPAGQENEATLISGLPDGKREYALYLPLYNGVTSVELGVPDGAVLDTAPPRTRDVKPVVFYGTSITQGGCATRPGMAYPALIGRALDIPTVNLGFSGNGRGEHEVSDLLAELDPSVYVIDAMPNMSPETVDERIRYMLKTIHTKHPNTPLIIVEHAIFPSAFNMEKGRAASDAWNKILAKIYKDNAAEWGGLLHYVKCDKLMGSDGEATVDGVHPTDVGFMRMAEVLTPAVKKAMGKG
- a CDS encoding GxxExxY protein → MLADGDVTEQVIGAAIEVHKHLGPGLLESTYEACLCHELALRGVQFERQMSIPLSYKGVQLACGHRIDLVVERRVIVELKSVDALIPLHEAQLLTYLRTTGLHTGLIINFNVRFLRDGIVRRVL
- a CDS encoding PhoPQ-activated protein PqaA family protein yields the protein MKRSRLPGIAAAALALVAPARADLSSYIAKPEAVYTWGQRSNRNDASGSVQELTMTSQTWQGNVWKHRIQVFRPTGAPHPEMCLLYNTGGNGGVGEEALGRMVANATGCTVAILFNIPNQPLYGKTEDGLIVYSWQKYVETGDEKWPLQFPMVKAVIKAMDTVQAAAKKAGDPEITKFVVTGASKRGWTSWLTAATGDKRIVAIAPMVIDMLNMPAQIPHQLAMYGKPSEMIDDYSSGGMLDALKTPKGKRIVEMVDPYSYRAKLSLPKMIVLGTNDPYWSQDALNLYWDDLTGPKWVLYTPNSGHALEDWTRVLNTLGAFARSMAAGKPLPTPKWQWTGDSSKATISISCDAPMKSARLFRAQSASTDFRKSTWMFSEIPVEGGKTSATATKPDTGFAATFVEMTFEQEGKPYTISTQMRILGAAK
- a CDS encoding NAD-dependent deacylase, which produces MQSQLDLESLELADILRGSNRTVVLTGAGISTESGIPDFRTPGSGLWTRVNPIEILSVTAMRKDPKRFYDFKITLWRSFLAAEPNAAHKALADLENMGAIQCVITQNIDSLHHRAGSRHVLEVHGHMRTGRCQKCSRRFPFETLAAQVEAGDCPPHCDCGGVLRPDVVLFEDMLTDDFEKAVQESFSADLMLVVGSSLEVSPANTLPQYARRVAVLNVGPTQMDRGACWRSCSKAGELLPLVVERLNAKAGG
- a CDS encoding WecB/TagA/CpsF family glycosyltransferase, translated to MTSSVQPSSVELFGCRVDRVTMREAIARCGFFLAEGGPHYVVTADTSGIVIAQGDEEYRRIINEADLVTPDSIGVVWASRKFGQPVPERVPGVDTMEALCGLAAAEGLRVYLFGAAPGVAETAAANLRAKFPGLTVAGTRNGYFASTDEPGIIADIRNAGADVLFVAFGIPKQEKWIKQNLPATGARLAMGVGGSFDAFAGVVKRAPATIRKVHLEWLWRTLSNPRKIRKAATLPRFAWMVYRAKR
- the ahcY gene encoding adenosylhomocysteinase; the encoded protein is MVNHDVKDLALAGKGKLRIEWAEMEMPVLRQIRARFEREKPLAGLKLAACLHVTTETANLAITLKAGGADVSMCASNPLSTQDDVAASLVVDHGIKTFAIKGEDHDTYYKHIISSIECHPHMTMDDGADTVGILHSTHKQYADQIIGGTEETTTGVIRLRAMQKDGVLAYPIVAVNDADTKHLFDNRYGTGQSTIDGIIRATNRLLAGSTFVVLGYGWCGRGLASRAAGLGAKVIVTEINPVRALEAAMDGFRVMNMAEAAPLGDFFCSVTGDIHVLRGEHFAAMKDGAIISNSGHFNVEIDIPALEGLSKAIREVRNFVQEYTMADGRRLYLLGEGRLINLAAAEGHPASVMDMSFANQSLCAEWMAKNAKNLKKGVYPVPVEIDQEIARLKLKAMGMNLEILTEEQEKYLASWDMGT
- a CDS encoding PfkB family carbohydrate kinase; translated protein: MTDTITPDVVTVGSMAIDSIRTPAGDAPNCLGGAAVHGSMSASFFARVGLVGVVGHDYPPHAIAMLEERSIDLCGVQHADGKTFFWQGYYEGDMGDAFTEVTDLNVFADFQPELPASHRKAPFLFLANIHPALQLYVLEQMESPLLTMADTMNFWITGEKDALTKVIQKVNVMFMNDAELRQYTGIPNVVKAARAVLDLGPDAIIVKKGGNGAVMFSKAGDPEGPLGMSYFSAPAYPIPSLTDPTGAGDSFAGGFIGYLAKVHDTSEAAMRRGIIYGSVMASFNVEDFSMNRVRRLTWPEIETRFARFEKIVAF